DNA from Asanoa sp. WMMD1127:
ATTGGAAGCGCAGCGTGATGAAGGACTATCGCCTGTCCCACCACGAAGTCTTCGCGCACCTGGTGCTGAACGAGCCGGCGCCCGGCAGTGTCCGCGCCCGGATCGTCGGTGGCCCGTTCCGCCACTCGAGCTATACCGTGCTGCTGTTCCTGCTCACCGAGACCGGCGTGCGGCAGGTCTCGGCCACGCTCGACTTCCCGACCGGGATCTTCGCCGGTGAGCGCCGCACGACCTTCCGCTACGATGCCATCGCTTCGGTGAAGGTCGACGAGGTGAGTGTCCGGTACGACAACGGGAGGCGCCGGGTCGTGTCGACCGCGGAAGGCGACAACGCCTGGGCGGTGCCGTCCGACAAGGTCGTTTCCCACCAGGCGTTTCTGCTGACGCTGGTGAACAGCCAGAACGTGCGGGTCCTGGTGGACAACTTCGCCGAGAGCGTGGACCTCCGCAGGGAGAACATCGCCGACCTGGAGCGGTTGGCGCTGGACAGGTCAGGCGTGACCAGCGCGTTGCGGGTCCTCGAGGCGGTCGCCGCCGACGGCCGCGAATGGATCTCCATGGAGCGTCAGCGGCTGCGCCGCAGATTGCCGCGACGCTCGCTCACGCTGGGCAGCGCCGTCGCCGGTGAGCTGCCGTCCCCACGCGTACCGGCGGCGGGCGAACACGGCTCCGTCCAGGACCACGGCCCGAACGGTCCCGCACCGGCGTCCGGGTGGGTTCCAGGCTGAGAAGCCGATTGGCGTAACATTTGCGGCCCGGCCCGGTGCAGGAGCGCGCAGGACGGACAGCCTCACCCAGCGATCGTGATGCCGAGCGCTCGCGCGAACGTGTGTGACAGCGCCGCCAGGTCGTCGGCCGCGATGGTCGCTCCGGACAGGCTCGTGACGCCGCCGATGCCCGAGAGCTCGCAGGCCTCGAAGACCGTGCCCGCGCACTGGGCGTTGGAGAACTGCGCGCCGGTCAGGTCGCAGGAGACGAACTCCGCGCGGCGCAGGTCGGCGCCGGTGAAGTCGGCGCCGGTCAGGTTGCAGGCGGTGAGGCGCACGGCGGCCAGGGACGCGAAGCGGAACGCCGTCAGGTCCGCGCGGCACTCGGCGAACGTCACGTCGCGCAGCGTGCCGGCCGTGAAGGCCGCGCCGGTCAGCCGGACGTCGGACAGCCGCACCCGCAGCAGCGCCGGCTTCGTCAGACGCACGTTGGCCCAGTCCGACGACGCGACCACGCAGTCCGTGAAGCGCGGCTGGTCGAGGGCCGTGCCGGCCAGGGTCGTGCGGTCGAACTCGCACTGCTCGAACTCCACCGCGTCGGCGTCGAGGCCGGACAGGTCCAGCGCCGTGAACGACTGACCGCGCGCGAGCGCCTCGTGCTCCAGGGCCGACGAAGCCGCCGGAGTGAGCGAACGAAGGCGTGGCTCGACAGGCACGACCACCACCGTAGTCAACCGCCGAGCGGGCCCGGCAACGGCTCGCGGTGGACGATGTCGAGCCGGGAGACGGCCCGCGTCAGCACCACGTAGAGCCGGTGCGGCCCGCGCGCCTCCGCCGAAACGATGGCGGCCGGCTCCACGACGATGACGTGGTCGTACTCCAGTCCTTTGGCCAGGCGGGCCGGCAACACGGTCACGCGCGGGTCCACCGGGACCACGGCCGAGAGGGCGTCGACCGAGACGTCCGCGGCGATGACCGCCACCGAGCCCTCCTGCTCGAGAGCGGCGCACACGGCAGCGGCGGCTCCCGCCAACAGGTCCGCGCACCGCTGGACGCGCAACCACCCCGCGCCCCGGACCGCGCGGATCGGCGGCACGTCGACGTCGAGCGTCGCCAGCAGCCGGTTGGCCACCGCCGCCACCGCCCCCGGCACGCGGAAGCCGGCGGTGAGCGCGACCACCGGCGTCTCGGGCTTGCCGAGGTGCGCGAGCTGCGCCGGCCAGGACGTGGCGGCCCACG
Protein-coding regions in this window:
- a CDS encoding pentapeptide repeat-containing protein, giving the protein MPVEPRLRSLTPAASSALEHEALARGQSFTALDLSGLDADAVEFEQCEFDRTTLAGTALDQPRFTDCVVASSDWANVRLTKPALLRVRLSDVRLTGAAFTAGTLRDVTFAECRADLTAFRFASLAAVRLTACNLTGADFTGADLRRAEFVSCDLTGAQFSNAQCAGTVFEACELSGIGGVTSLSGATIAADDLAALSHTFARALGITIAG